In Patescibacteria group bacterium, a single genomic region encodes these proteins:
- a CDS encoding DedA family protein yields MLTIVEFFLHIDEQLSVIIAHYGAWTYALVFVVVFCETGLVVTPFLPGDSLLFTLGALSARGDLNIWLVAGLLFVAVFLGDNVNYWIGRRLSPSLFSGKKIRWINEKHLHETQEFYRRHGGKTVIIARFIPIVRTFAPFVAGIGKFSYDRFLAYSLAGSGLWILAAVGGGFFFGNIPIVQKNFSIMVIGIIIISLLPAGVKFFLMHRQSKASAQRVDSDQAS; encoded by the coding sequence ATGTTAACAATAGTTGAATTTTTCTTACATATTGATGAACAATTAAGTGTTATTATTGCTCATTATGGGGCTTGGACCTACGCCTTGGTGTTTGTGGTTGTGTTCTGTGAAACTGGGTTAGTTGTCACTCCTTTCTTACCGGGAGATTCTTTATTATTCACCTTAGGAGCGCTGTCCGCCCGGGGGGATTTAAATATTTGGCTAGTAGCTGGCTTATTGTTTGTGGCGGTGTTTTTAGGAGATAATGTTAATTATTGGATTGGACGAAGATTGAGCCCTAGTCTGTTTTCCGGAAAAAAAATTCGTTGGATTAACGAAAAACACTTACATGAAACCCAAGAATTCTACCGCAGACACGGTGGAAAAACGGTGATTATTGCCAGATTTATTCCCATTGTCCGCACCTTTGCTCCGTTTGTAGCTGGGATTGGAAAATTTTCCTATGATAGATTTTTAGCATATTCGCTAGCTGGTTCTGGCTTATGGATTCTAGCCGCGGTGGGTGGGGGATTCTTTTTTGGAAATATACCCATTGTGCAGAAAAATTTTAGTATAATGGTTATTGGCATTATTATTATTTCTCTGTTGCCAGCTGGAGTAAAATTTTTTCTGATGCATCGTCAAAGTAAAGCATCGGCACAACGCGTTGACAGTGATCAGGCCAGTTGA
- the gap gene encoding type I glyceraldehyde-3-phosphate dehydrogenase, whose translation MKTRIAINGFGRIGAAAFRIALTRPDLEVVAINGLGSLTMAAHLLKYDSVYGPYDKTVTTDGEDYLVVDGKKYRRFSEKDPKQIPWGKVGADIVLECTGVFLTRELASQHLTAGAKHVIMSAPAKDKDIGTYVMSVNQADIGKDTISSNASCTTNCIAPVMKVMMESFGVEKAMMTTIHSYTADQNLVDGTHKSDLRRARGAALNIIPTSTGAARAVGKTMPVYQGKFDGFAVRVPTPAGSLSDITLLLKKDVTVEEVNQALTEASQKQDFKGILAVTNEPIVSSDIVGRSESSIVDLALTMVVGGSLVKVVSWYDNEFGYANRLVDMAIAAGKKL comes from the coding sequence ATGAAAACACGTATTGCAATCAATGGTTTTGGTCGAATCGGTGCTGCGGCCTTCCGCATCGCCCTTACCCGCCCAGACCTCGAAGTCGTCGCTATAAATGGCCTAGGTAGTCTTACCATGGCCGCCCATTTATTAAAATATGACAGTGTCTATGGCCCATATGATAAAACTGTCACCACCGACGGAGAAGATTATTTAGTGGTTGATGGCAAGAAATATCGCCGTTTTTCGGAAAAGGATCCGAAGCAAATTCCTTGGGGTAAAGTGGGTGCTGATATTGTACTCGAATGTACCGGAGTATTTTTAACCCGGGAGTTAGCCAGTCAGCACTTAACCGCCGGTGCCAAGCACGTCATAATGTCTGCGCCAGCTAAAGATAAAGACATTGGTACTTATGTGATGTCTGTTAACCAAGCTGATATCGGTAAAGATACCATCTCGTCCAATGCCTCTTGCACCACAAATTGTATCGCTCCAGTGATGAAAGTGATGATGGAATCTTTTGGTGTTGAGAAGGCGATGATGACAACCATTCATTCTTACACCGCTGATCAAAATTTAGTAGATGGGACACACAAGAGTGACCTACGTCGCGCTCGAGGGGCAGCCTTGAATATCATTCCAACTTCCACCGGAGCCGCTCGAGCAGTAGGTAAGACCATGCCTGTGTATCAAGGCAAGTTTGATGGTTTCGCTGTGCGCGTGCCAACTCCCGCTGGATCATTATCAGACATCACTCTGTTATTAAAAAAAGATGTCACAGTTGAAGAGGTGAATCAGGCTTTAACAGAGGCTTCCCAAAAACAAGATTTTAAAGGTATCTTAGCTGTGACTAATGAGCCGATCGTGTCATCTGATATAGTTGGTCGCAGTGAATCTTCGATTGTTGATTTAGCTCTCACCATGGTGGTAGGTGGCAGCCTCGTTAAAGTAGTCAGTTGGTACGATAACGAGTTCGGTTACGCCAATCGTTTGGTCGATATGGCCATAGCCGCAGGGAAAAAATTGTAA
- a CDS encoding GIY-YIG nuclease family protein has translation MHYTYVLRSLKDHMLYTGMTNNIEERLQRHNQGYELATKYRRPFELIFYAAFRTRLEAAEFEKYLKTGSGKRFIQTKVHGAGSNLPTAV, from the coding sequence ATGCATTATACTTACGTATTGCGTAGTCTAAAAGATCATATGCTATATACGGGCATGACCAATAATATTGAAGAACGTTTACAACGGCATAATCAAGGTTATGAATTAGCCACAAAATATCGTCGACCATTCGAGTTAATATTTTATGCTGCATTTCGTACTCGGTTAGAAGCGGCTGAGTTTGAAAAATACCTTAAAACAGGTTCTGGAAAACGTTTTATACAAACCAAGGTTCATGGCGCTGGTTCAAATTTACCAACCGCAGTGTAG
- a CDS encoding segregation/condensation protein A, whose translation MSYEIKLAQYQGPLDVLLQFIEQEQLSITDIALAQITDSFIVYLDTVEELFPEELADFLVIATRLLYLKSRELLPYLITEDDEPATNLAEHLKMYKEFRDASSVLEDRLAHGQYACVRPVSLARLDTVEFNPPAGIATHHLYELYEGVLARLDTVIKIPQAAIRKAITLKEKIATLYSVLQQHKQLQFSDLIQDNKDRMNVVITFLAILELMKQNNVTVQQPKQYSDILIVCN comes from the coding sequence ATGTCATACGAGATTAAGCTTGCACAATATCAAGGCCCACTTGATGTCTTGTTACAATTTATTGAACAGGAGCAGTTATCGATTACTGACATTGCCTTAGCGCAGATTACCGATTCTTTTATAGTTTATCTTGATACGGTCGAGGAATTATTTCCCGAAGAGTTGGCGGATTTTTTAGTAATCGCTACCAGATTATTGTATTTAAAATCTCGTGAGTTGTTACCCTATTTAATTACTGAAGATGATGAACCGGCCACCAATTTGGCGGAACATCTAAAAATGTATAAAGAGTTTCGGGATGCCAGTAGCGTGTTGGAAGATCGTTTAGCGCACGGTCAATATGCCTGTGTGCGGCCGGTTAGTTTAGCGCGGTTGGATACTGTAGAATTTAATCCGCCAGCTGGCATTGCCACTCATCATTTATATGAACTTTATGAAGGTGTGTTAGCGCGCTTAGATACTGTCATCAAAATACCCCAAGCGGCCATCCGGAAAGCGATCACCTTAAAAGAAAAAATTGCTACGCTTTACTCAGTTTTGCAACAACACAAGCAACTTCAGTTTTCCGATCTGATTCAAGATAATAAAGATCGCATGAATGTTGTTATAACTTTTTTGGCTATTTTGGAACTAATGAAACAAAATAATGTCACCGTGCAACAACCTAAGCAATATAGTGATATACTAATCGTATGCAATTAA
- a CDS encoding HAD-IC family P-type ATPase yields the protein MAGSKLFYTLTVKQALAAVEASQAGLTTKQANLRLSQAGANTLPMAKLKHWWEVLGEQFKSPLVFVLLGASLISLLLNEQVDAVVIAAAVAIQVIVGFIQEYKAQTSLQALQQVIALSARVWRDGHEQVMAAQELVPGDIVLLTAGDKVPADVRLLEHDDIEINEAALTGEAEPIKKDHTAILEADATVGDRLNMAFSGTVVTKGSARGVVVHTGLDTEMGGVARLIKETDENATPLQLQLAGFAKKMSIMVVLIAVGIFLFGYFVLHSVVEMFTVAVAVAVSAIPEGLAIAVTIILAAGMQRILKRKALVRKLVAAETLGSTNVICTDKTGTLTEGKMQVTDILTSDSDKDTMFALRLGVLCNDAMVNNPDDMVEEWVISGNLTERALLLAGTQAGLHYQQLQKMAPRVDTIPFDSSIKYMASLHREAQGRMLYVKGAPEVIEANCTQVLDGGKIMHFSEEKKKQFDAKFRSLSVRGLRIIALAYKPCASHAKSITPDMMSELVFVGYIGIKDPLRPTAKQTVAECKQAGIKLVMITGDHKLTAKAVAEELGIAVSQPENIMEGKELDALSQYELKQRVTNVNVYARVTPQHKLRIVQAWQSHDMVVAMTGDGINDAPAIKAADIGVALGSGSDVAKETADMVILDDDFSSIVAAVEEGRGIFDNIKITVLYLLSDSFTEVLLLVVTLLIGLPVPVTAAMILWINIVNDSFPSLAMTQEPKEPQNMLEQPRGHHNTILDTEVKTLIVVVSLITGLFNVALFAYMYHLTNDLAYARTVIFLSMGIDSLLFMFSLRSLRHMIYQTNLLRNPWLIVSFCVGVIAQALPIYVPVLQVYFGTKALDYQAWGIVMALIVVELVIIEVSKYCFLRVAKTV from the coding sequence ATGGCTGGTTCTAAATTATTTTATACTTTAACCGTCAAACAAGCCCTGGCCGCAGTTGAGGCGAGCCAGGCTGGTTTAACCACCAAGCAAGCTAATCTGCGTCTCAGCCAGGCTGGAGCTAATACTCTACCAATGGCTAAATTAAAACATTGGTGGGAGGTGTTAGGTGAGCAGTTTAAGAGCCCGTTGGTATTTGTTTTGTTGGGAGCATCTTTGATTAGCTTGTTATTAAACGAACAAGTTGATGCGGTGGTAATTGCGGCGGCGGTAGCCATTCAGGTGATCGTGGGTTTTATTCAGGAATATAAAGCCCAGACAAGCCTGCAAGCTTTACAACAGGTCATTGCTTTATCCGCGCGTGTGTGGCGCGATGGTCATGAACAAGTTATGGCCGCACAGGAATTAGTACCAGGCGATATTGTGTTACTAACAGCCGGAGACAAAGTGCCAGCCGATGTACGGTTATTAGAACACGACGATATTGAAATAAATGAAGCGGCCTTAACCGGTGAAGCCGAACCAATAAAAAAAGATCACACTGCCATTTTAGAAGCTGATGCTACTGTAGGGGATCGTCTGAACATGGCGTTTTCTGGCACGGTTGTAACTAAAGGGTCGGCGCGTGGTGTGGTAGTACACACTGGCTTAGACACAGAAATGGGTGGTGTAGCCAGATTGATTAAAGAGACTGACGAAAATGCGACACCATTACAATTACAACTAGCTGGTTTTGCCAAAAAAATGAGCATTATGGTGGTATTAATCGCTGTGGGTATATTTTTGTTTGGTTATTTTGTTTTACACAGTGTAGTGGAGATGTTTACGGTGGCTGTAGCGGTGGCGGTCTCGGCGATTCCGGAAGGTTTGGCGATTGCGGTAACAATTATTCTAGCGGCCGGGATGCAACGCATTTTAAAACGTAAAGCCTTAGTTAGAAAACTAGTAGCGGCAGAAACGTTAGGCTCCACTAATGTTATTTGTACGGATAAAACTGGCACACTCACCGAAGGTAAAATGCAAGTAACCGATATTCTCACCTCAGATTCTGATAAAGACACCATGTTTGCTTTGCGCCTGGGTGTACTCTGTAATGACGCGATGGTAAATAACCCGGATGATATGGTGGAGGAGTGGGTGATATCTGGCAACTTAACCGAGCGGGCTTTATTATTGGCCGGTACACAAGCGGGTTTACATTATCAACAACTGCAAAAAATGGCGCCAAGAGTTGATACAATACCATTTGATTCCAGTATTAAATACATGGCCTCACTACACAGAGAAGCGCAGGGGAGAATGTTATATGTGAAAGGAGCTCCAGAAGTGATTGAGGCAAATTGTACACAAGTATTAGATGGCGGAAAGATTATGCATTTCTCTGAAGAAAAAAAGAAGCAATTTGATGCAAAATTTCGAAGCTTATCGGTGCGTGGTCTTAGAATTATCGCCTTAGCTTACAAACCCTGTGCTAGTCATGCTAAAAGCATCACACCAGACATGATGAGTGAATTGGTGTTTGTGGGTTATATTGGTATTAAAGATCCGCTGCGCCCAACGGCGAAACAAACTGTGGCCGAATGTAAACAAGCCGGAATAAAACTAGTGATGATTACCGGTGATCATAAATTAACCGCCAAAGCCGTCGCGGAAGAATTAGGCATCGCTGTTAGCCAGCCGGAAAATATAATGGAAGGTAAGGAGTTAGATGCCTTATCACAGTATGAATTAAAACAACGTGTCACCAATGTTAATGTGTATGCCCGGGTCACACCACAACACAAATTGCGCATCGTGCAAGCCTGGCAGAGCCATGACATGGTGGTAGCCATGACGGGAGATGGCATTAATGATGCTCCAGCCATTAAAGCCGCCGATATTGGAGTCGCCCTTGGGTCTGGTTCTGATGTGGCTAAAGAAACCGCTGATATGGTTATTTTAGATGATGACTTTAGTAGCATCGTAGCGGCTGTCGAAGAGGGTAGAGGTATTTTTGATAACATTAAAATAACCGTCTTGTATTTATTATCAGACAGTTTTACGGAGGTGTTGTTGTTGGTAGTTACTTTGTTAATTGGTCTGCCCGTGCCAGTGACGGCCGCGATGATTTTATGGATCAATATTGTAAATGATTCTTTTCCGAGTTTAGCCATGACACAGGAACCAAAAGAACCGCAAAACATGTTAGAGCAACCACGTGGGCATCACAATACCATTCTTGATACCGAAGTTAAAACATTAATCGTAGTGGTTAGTTTGATCACCGGATTATTTAATGTGGCTTTGTTTGCTTATATGTATCATCTAACCAATGATCTAGCTTATGCGCGTACGGTTATTTTCTTATCGATGGGGATAGATTCTTTATTATTTATGTTCAGTTTGCGCTCACTGCGACACATGATTTATCAAACCAATCTGCTGCGCAATCCATGGTTAATTGTATCGTTTTGTGTGGGAGTGATAGCTCAAGCTTTGCCGATCTATGTGCCGGTTCTACAGGTCTATTTTGGCACTAAAGCTCTGGATTATCAGGCTTGGGGGATTGTTATGGCTCTAATTGTGGTGGAATTGGTTATTATTGAGGTCAGTAAGTACTGTTTTCTGCGAGTAGCCAAAACGGTATAG
- the dnaB gene encoding replicative DNA helicase codes for MEQLPPHNLEAEQACLGSLMIDKDAIIKVADIVAPDDFYSDKHRLIYQAMQDIYSQHDPMDIVSITNRLTEMGSIEVVGGRSYLVSLTAMVPSAANIVSYANIVQRKATLRRLIKAAHQILQTAYDDSTDDVSSQLDNSEQALFAVSQKHLRQNFTPISSILADAFDRIDEIHKDSGKLRGIPSGYIDLDNKLGGLQKSDLIILAARPSMGKTSLALDIARHVAVNERIPVGIFSLEMSRDQLVDRLLCAQAGVDLWKMRTGKLSDAPGHDDFPRIGQAMGVLSEAPIYIDDSPMSNIMEIRTKARRLQMEHGLGLIVLDYLQLMEGRSSNSDNRVQEIAEISRSLKGLARELGVPVLALSQLSRAVENQTVPIPKLAHLRESGSIEQDADVVIFIYREEYYKQDTDRKHIADVIIAKHRNGPTGKVELFFDIEKASFKNLEKTFND; via the coding sequence ATGGAGCAACTCCCCCCACATAATCTAGAAGCCGAACAAGCCTGTTTAGGCTCATTAATGATCGATAAAGATGCCATTATTAAGGTGGCTGATATTGTGGCACCAGACGATTTTTATAGTGATAAACACCGGCTTATCTATCAGGCCATGCAAGATATTTATTCCCAGCATGATCCGATGGATATTGTTAGTATTACCAATCGCCTCACTGAAATGGGGAGTATTGAAGTGGTTGGTGGTAGAAGCTATTTAGTGTCTCTCACGGCGATGGTGCCATCGGCCGCTAATATTGTCAGTTATGCTAACATCGTTCAGCGCAAAGCCACCTTGCGGCGATTGATTAAAGCCGCCCATCAGATTTTACAAACCGCTTATGATGATTCCACCGATGATGTGAGTAGCCAATTAGATAATTCTGAACAGGCGTTGTTTGCGGTATCACAAAAACATCTGCGGCAAAACTTCACCCCCATCAGTAGTATCTTAGCCGATGCTTTTGATCGGATAGATGAAATCCATAAAGATTCAGGCAAGCTCCGGGGTATTCCCAGTGGCTATATCGATTTAGATAACAAGCTGGGTGGTTTACAAAAATCCGATTTGATTATTTTAGCCGCTCGCCCATCGATGGGTAAAACCTCATTGGCGTTAGACATCGCTCGCCATGTGGCTGTTAATGAAAGAATCCCAGTGGGTATTTTTAGTTTGGAAATGAGTCGCGATCAATTAGTGGATCGGCTACTTTGTGCTCAAGCCGGTGTAGATTTATGGAAAATGCGCACCGGTAAACTATCCGATGCCCCCGGCCATGATGATTTTCCCAGAATCGGACAAGCGATGGGTGTCTTATCTGAAGCACCAATTTATATTGATGATAGTCCAATGAGTAATATTATGGAGATTCGCACCAAAGCCAGACGTCTACAAATGGAACATGGTTTAGGCTTGATTGTATTGGATTATTTGCAGTTAATGGAAGGGCGCTCATCCAATAGCGATAATCGTGTGCAAGAAATTGCTGAAATCTCCCGCTCACTGAAAGGTTTAGCACGTGAGTTAGGGGTGCCGGTTTTGGCTTTATCTCAGTTATCTCGGGCGGTAGAAAACCAAACTGTTCCAATTCCAAAACTGGCTCATTTACGTGAATCTGGCTCTATCGAACAAGATGCCGATGTGGTAATATTTATTTACCGGGAAGAATATTATAAGCAAGATACTGACCGTAAACACATTGCCGATGTGATTATAGCCAAACATCGTAATGGTCCCACCGGCAAAGTCGAATTATTCTTCGACATTGAAAAAGCCAGCTTTAAAAATTTAGAAAAAACATTTAACGACTAA
- a CDS encoding amino acid--tRNA ligase-related protein, whose protein sequence is MQRTWIIEAAKKIGEEVRLQGWVHRRRNMGKMVFIDLRDQTGICQVVFLTNHVEALTVAGNLNHEDVVTIVGKVNARPAKQVKADQPCGSFEIEALELDIISAATLPPFEVNKNTSEVGEDLRLKHRYLDLRSERMHRNITLRSQYVQKAREYLYASGFIEIETPLLTKSTPEGSRDFLVPSRQHPGSFYALPQSPQQYKQLLVGSGFERYFQLARCIRDEDLRADRGYEHTQLDLEMAFVEYNDVLDLVEGMVTSAVEALGFTIKQKPFPRVTYQESMAKYGADKFDLRDAEDKANGVLAFAWVIEFPFFEKTDDGKWTFTHNPFSMPKPEHLEWLLQGKNIEQIITQQYDLVCNGYEAGGGSIRAHQPEILRATYKVMGYTDAEIEASIGHMLEAFKYGFPPHGGIGLGVERMLMNLTGEDYLREVQAFPMTTHGQTAVMSAPAPISEEQLKELHLNVIRD, encoded by the coding sequence ATGCAACGAACCTGGATTATTGAGGCGGCCAAAAAAATTGGGGAGGAAGTACGCCTGCAGGGGTGGGTGCACCGGCGGCGCAACATGGGTAAGATGGTGTTTATTGATTTACGCGATCAAACCGGTATTTGTCAGGTAGTGTTTTTAACCAATCATGTCGAAGCCCTAACTGTAGCGGGTAATTTGAATCATGAAGATGTTGTTACCATTGTTGGTAAAGTTAACGCACGGCCAGCTAAACAAGTGAAGGCTGACCAACCGTGTGGCAGTTTTGAAATCGAAGCGTTAGAATTAGACATCATTAGTGCCGCCACACTGCCACCGTTTGAAGTGAATAAAAATACCAGTGAAGTGGGGGAGGATTTACGCTTAAAGCATCGTTATCTTGATTTACGCAGTGAGCGCATGCATCGCAATATAACTTTGCGCAGCCAGTATGTACAAAAAGCACGTGAGTATCTGTATGCCAGTGGTTTTATAGAAATTGAAACGCCTTTATTAACGAAATCCACCCCGGAAGGCTCACGGGATTTTTTGGTACCATCCCGCCAACACCCCGGTTCGTTTTATGCTTTGCCGCAATCACCGCAACAATATAAACAATTGTTAGTCGGAAGTGGGTTTGAAAGATACTTTCAATTAGCGCGCTGTATTCGTGATGAAGATTTGCGCGCCGATCGTGGTTATGAACATACTCAATTAGATCTTGAAATGGCCTTTGTGGAATATAATGATGTGTTGGATTTAGTGGAAGGTATGGTAACTTCAGCCGTTGAGGCGCTTGGTTTTACGATCAAACAAAAACCATTTCCACGGGTGACTTATCAAGAATCGATGGCCAAGTATGGGGCCGACAAGTTTGATTTGCGCGATGCGGAAGATAAAGCCAATGGTGTATTAGCCTTTGCTTGGGTGATCGAATTCCCATTCTTTGAAAAGACCGACGATGGTAAATGGACGTTCACGCATAATCCTTTCTCCATGCCGAAACCAGAACATTTAGAGTGGCTATTACAGGGTAAAAACATTGAGCAGATTATTACTCAGCAATATGATTTAGTTTGTAATGGCTATGAAGCCGGTGGTGGTAGTATTCGCGCCCATCAACCGGAAATTTTACGCGCCACTTATAAAGTAATGGGCTACACTGATGCCGAAATTGAAGCGAGTATTGGCCACATGTTAGAGGCTTTTAAATATGGTTTTCCACCCCATGGTGGCATCGGTTTAGGAGTAGAGCGCATGTTGATGAATCTAACCGGGGAAGATTATCTTAGAGAAGTACAGGCCTTTCCTATGACTACTCATGGTCAAACAGCTGTGATGTCGGCTCCTGCCCCCATATCGGAAGAACAATTAAAAGAGTTACATCTCAATGTCATACGAGATTAA
- the asnS gene encoding asparagine--tRNA ligase, with amino-acid sequence MTTLIKDFATQVDAEVTMQGWVYNLRSSGKIMFLQMRDGSGFTQAIVNQATVSAEVWAAANSLNVESSVTLIGKVSKHPKKEEYELQVSTVAVIQNPIAEYPIGNKEHGPDFLLEHRHLWLRSPKQWAIQRIRNSVINATYQHLNNENFIKIDSPILTPNSCESVTELFQMDYFDLGKAYLTQSGQLYIEAAIFSHGRVFDFGPVFRAEKSKTRRHLTEFWMMDAEMAFVDYIGNMDIQEKLIKAIVKYVLEHNQYELTVLERDIKPLQTVLEKPFVRITHSDAVKELRKLGSDIKEDDDMGADDETMITSQHDAPVFVMKYPAKVKAFYMQPDPTDAAHVLCSDLLAPEGYGEIIGGSQRIHDYDLLSKKLDEYKLPRAEYEWYLDLRRYGSVPHSGFGYGLERITGWLSGTKHIRETIPFPRMINRIYP; translated from the coding sequence ATGACTACACTTATTAAAGATTTTGCCACCCAGGTTGATGCCGAGGTGACAATGCAAGGTTGGGTATATAATTTACGGTCGTCTGGAAAAATCATGTTTTTACAGATGCGCGATGGCAGTGGGTTTACGCAAGCCATTGTTAATCAAGCCACTGTGTCGGCTGAAGTATGGGCAGCGGCGAATAGTTTAAATGTTGAATCTTCAGTTACACTCATTGGTAAGGTTTCTAAACATCCGAAAAAAGAGGAGTATGAATTACAGGTTAGTACAGTTGCGGTCATTCAAAACCCAATTGCAGAGTACCCCATTGGCAATAAAGAACACGGTCCGGATTTTTTGTTAGAACACCGGCACTTATGGTTGCGGTCACCGAAGCAGTGGGCGATTCAGCGCATTCGTAATTCAGTTATCAATGCTACTTACCAGCATCTCAATAATGAAAACTTTATAAAAATAGACTCACCAATTTTAACACCAAATTCGTGTGAGAGTGTGACTGAATTGTTTCAAATGGACTATTTTGATCTGGGTAAAGCTTATTTAACGCAATCTGGTCAACTTTACATTGAAGCGGCAATTTTTTCCCATGGTCGCGTGTTCGATTTTGGCCCAGTGTTTCGCGCTGAGAAATCCAAAACCAGACGCCATCTGACTGAGTTCTGGATGATGGATGCCGAAATGGCTTTTGTAGATTATATCGGCAACATGGATATTCAAGAAAAGTTGATTAAAGCCATTGTGAAATATGTGTTAGAACATAATCAGTATGAACTAACCGTGTTAGAACGAGATATTAAACCTCTACAAACTGTATTAGAGAAACCGTTTGTTAGAATCACCCACAGTGATGCTGTCAAAGAATTACGCAAACTGGGTAGTGATATCAAAGAAGACGATGATATGGGGGCCGATGATGAAACCATGATTACCAGTCAACACGATGCACCAGTGTTTGTGATGAAGTACCCAGCCAAAGTAAAAGCCTTCTATATGCAACCCGATCCAACTGATGCAGCCCATGTGTTGTGTTCGGATTTATTAGCTCCAGAAGGTTATGGTGAAATTATCGGTGGTTCACAACGCATTCATGATTATGATTTACTCTCCAAAAAATTAGATGAATATAAATTACCCCGTGCAGAGTATGAGTGGTATCTAGATTTACGTCGCTATGGCTCTGTCCCACATTCCGGTTTTGGTTACGGTTTAGAGCGCATCACCGGCTGGCTCTCTGGCACCAAACACATTCGCGAAACCATTCCATTCCCAAGAATGATTAATCGGATTTATCCATAA
- a CDS encoding pseudouridine synthase — protein sequence MAQTLRLNKFIAAHSQYSRRAVDELLAKGKITVAGTVATVGMKIDPDHLPVIKLNGKSIIEHDQTMTYVLLNKPKGCVVTRAHFLTERSVMTLLPSSLQHLRPVGRLDKHSTGLLLLTNDGEIINQFTHPRYEHDKEYIVTVKYPLKPDDITAWRRGVHLEEGFTGPNASVEQLDDNRFRIVLRQGWNRQIRRMVELRQNRVLELERIRLGQMVLDNLPLGKWKVIQRAAII from the coding sequence ATGGCTCAGACACTCCGACTGAATAAATTTATTGCGGCGCATAGTCAATACAGCCGCCGGGCGGTGGATGAGCTGTTGGCTAAAGGCAAAATCACCGTGGCCGGTACGGTAGCGACCGTGGGGATGAAAATTGATCCGGATCATTTACCGGTTATAAAATTAAATGGCAAATCCATTATAGAACATGATCAAACCATGACCTATGTGTTGTTAAATAAACCGAAAGGTTGTGTAGTAACACGGGCTCATTTTTTGACCGAACGGAGTGTGATGACATTGCTGCCCAGTAGTTTGCAACATCTGCGTCCAGTCGGTCGTTTAGATAAACATAGTACCGGATTATTATTGTTAACCAATGATGGTGAAATAATTAATCAGTTCACCCATCCGCGTTATGAACATGATAAAGAATATATTGTGACGGTGAAGTATCCATTAAAACCAGATGATATTACCGCGTGGCGACGAGGAGTGCACTTAGAAGAGGGTTTTACTGGGCCAAATGCTTCAGTTGAGCAATTAGATGATAATCGTTTCAGAATTGTCTTACGGCAAGGCTGGAATAGACAAATTCGGCGGATGGTGGAATTGCGGCAAAATCGAGTCTTAGAATTAGAGCGCATCAGACTTGGTCAGATGGTGTTGGATAATTTGCCGTTAGGTAAATGGAAAGTAATTCAGCGCGCCGCTATTATTTAG
- a CDS encoding SMC-Scp complex subunit ScpB produces MQLMPQLEAILFVLAKPVSFSKLAKWTNTSIPEVEESLKQYAAMTGERGINITLTNSEAQLTTAPAVHDIVSQVVKDERTGDLTKPSLETLSIIAYRSPIAKTELEAIRGVNCSLIIRNLLIRGLVTETFDKLKGIEVYDITPEYLQLLGVQTVQDLPEYERLHRDIQLGERLAFLDKPGDFFTNNITNDGSDTPTE; encoded by the coding sequence ATGCAATTAATGCCACAGTTGGAAGCTATTTTATTTGTGCTCGCTAAACCAGTTAGTTTTAGTAAACTCGCTAAATGGACTAATACTAGTATTCCAGAAGTTGAGGAGTCATTAAAACAGTATGCTGCCATGACTGGGGAACGGGGGATAAATATAACTTTAACTAATAGTGAAGCCCAATTAACTACCGCACCGGCGGTACATGATATTGTTAGCCAGGTGGTGAAAGATGAACGCACCGGTGATTTGACCAAACCATCTCTAGAAACTCTGTCGATTATTGCTTATCGTAGCCCCATTGCCAAAACCGAATTGGAGGCCATTCGCGGTGTGAATTGCAGTTTAATTATTAGAAATTTATTGATTCGCGGTTTAGTCACAGAAACCTTTGATAAACTCAAGGGGATTGAAGTGTACGATATCACTCCGGAATATTTACAATTATTAGGTGTGCAAACTGTGCAGGATTTACCGGAGTATGAACGGTTACATCGCGATATTCAATTAGGGGAGCGGCTAGCCTTTTTAGACAAACCGGGAGATTTTTTTACAAATAATATTACCAACGATGGCTCAGACACTCCGACTGAATAA